GAATATTCTCCGCATTTTTGCGGCAAATATTCTATATATTTGCCGTAGACGAATATTTGAGCAATGGCAAAATACATCTATCAACATAAAGACTGGGCAAACTTTACCTGGCAGGACCGCGTAATCAATGCCGTGTTTGGGGAAGTTCGTCATCTCCAAGGAAAAATTGCAGGGCAGATGAGTTCTTTGGGGTTTTCTATGCAGGAAGAAGCCAATCTAACTACACTTACATTGGATATTGTGAAATCTTCTGAAATAGAAGGTGAACAGCTAAATTATGACCAAGTACGTTCTTCTATAGCAAGGCGCTTGGGTTTGGATATAGGAGGTTTAGTGCCAACCGATAGAAATGTAGAAGGTGTGGTGGAAATGATTTTGGACGCAACTCAAAATTATTTGCTACCATTGACGGAAGACAGATTGTTCGGGTGGCATTCGGCTTTGTTTCCCACAGGGCGGAGCGGAATGTATAAAATTGAAGTTGGACGTTATCGCGGAGGAGAAATGCAGATCGTTTCGGGAGCCATGGGCAAAGAAAAAGTCCATTACGAAGCAGTACCCGTTGAATTGGTCAAGGAAGAAATGGACAGATTTCTCGATTGGTTCAACAGTAACCTGAAAATGGACCCGGTACTAAAAGCGGCTATTGCTCATTTTTGGTTTATCATAGTTCATCCTTTTGATGATGGAAATGGAAGGATAGCAAGGGCAATTACAGATTTACTGCTTGCCCGCGCGGATAAGAGCCCGGAACGTTTTTATAGCATGTCCAGTCAGATACTGGTAGAACGGAAAAGGTATTACGAAGTACTCCAAAAAGTTCAACATAGCCACGGAGATATTACTGAGTGGTTAGAATGGTTTCTATATTGCCTAAAAAATGCCCTGCACGAAACTGAAAAGACATTAAGTAAAGTGGTATATAAAGCGGAGTTCTGGAAACTCCACGAGCATACATCATTAAATGAAAGACAGCGCTTGATGTTGAACAAACTATTAGATGGATTTGACGGGAAACTAAAGTCGTCGAAATGGGCTAAAATAGCCAAATGCTCACCAGATACGGCGCTAAGAGATATAAAAGACCTGATGGAAAAGGGAATTTTAAGGCTGGAAGATCAAGGTGGGCGAAGTACGAATTACGAATTGGTAGAACTACCCAAGTGATTGTGTTATGTACTCTACAAAGCAGCGACGGTTGGCCATACGGTTACGGCGCTATATGAAATTGTTCCCGTAGGAGTAAAGGGGAATTTCCCGGGTCATGTTGATCCGCTTAAATACCAGGATGACAACGTCACTCCGATTTTAAAAGGCTCTTTGGTTAGCGCTTGGTGCTCAAGGCATCTGATACACCGCCAATTTTAAATGATAAAAATGACAATAACAAATCCGTGATAAACGCAATCGGTTACGTATTTGGTGATACTAAAAGCTTAATAAAAAAAGCCAAAGAGCCATAGTGATATTTTGCTGGCATGGCCTACTTCAAGCTCATCAAAAATCAAAAAAATGCTCTATATAAAAAGCAATTATTCTTGCTATATAGAGCAATTTCAGCAGCTGATTGCTCAAGTTTTATCTGTTGTACGGCAACCAGCAAGATCAGTTGCAAAGATTATCGTGTAACGATGCAGTACTTATTTCAAAACATGGCTATTTGCCAGGGCTATCTCCTCCGGGGATATACTATGTGTTTTCCCTTTATAGATCTCCAAGGTTACCTGCGCCCCTAATTGTTCCAGGATATCAACA
This Olivibacter sp. SDN3 DNA region includes the following protein-coding sequences:
- a CDS encoding Fic family protein, yielding MAKYIYQHKDWANFTWQDRVINAVFGEVRHLQGKIAGQMSSLGFSMQEEANLTTLTLDIVKSSEIEGEQLNYDQVRSSIARRLGLDIGGLVPTDRNVEGVVEMILDATQNYLLPLTEDRLFGWHSALFPTGRSGMYKIEVGRYRGGEMQIVSGAMGKEKVHYEAVPVELVKEEMDRFLDWFNSNLKMDPVLKAAIAHFWFIIVHPFDDGNGRIARAITDLLLARADKSPERFYSMSSQILVERKRYYEVLQKVQHSHGDITEWLEWFLYCLKNALHETEKTLSKVVYKAEFWKLHEHTSLNERQRLMLNKLLDGFDGKLKSSKWAKIAKCSPDTALRDIKDLMEKGILRLEDQGGRSTNYELVELPK
- a CDS encoding YfbK domain-containing protein: MCYVLYKAATVGHTVTALYEIVPVGVKGNFPGHVDPLKYQDDNVTPILKGSLVSAWCSRHLIHRQF